A single genomic interval of Daucus carota subsp. sativus chromosome 1, DH1 v3.0, whole genome shotgun sequence harbors:
- the LOC108196931 gene encoding probable pectinesterase/pectinesterase inhibitor 7 codes for MASKLYSSITHIIFLLALLYSTTSARNSTTPSVSICNSTPYPGLCSSSLQTNNDTANVYDYGRFSVRKSLSAARKFLRLTEKYLQKSHALTTGAIRALEDCHLLAELNIDFLSSSSQVVDKAQTLSAIQADDVQTLLSAILTNTQTCLDGLQETASSWSLKNGISTPLSNYDTKLYSVSLALFKKGWVHKKKKGPSSTSKKQGALEKGHFSVKMSKKNKAIFEKVGRRKLLQDTDSDVDQIPVSEMVVVSQDGTGNFTTISDALAVAPNNSVASDGYFLIYVTAGVYEEYVTITKKMKYLMIMGDGINQTIITGNRSVVDGWTTFNSSTFAVLGQGFVGVNMTIRNTAGAIKHQAVALRNGADSSTFYSCSFEGYQDTLYVHSLRQFYRECDIYGTVDFIFGNAAAVFQDCNIYPRLPLANQFNAITAQGRADPNQNTGISIQNCNIRASDDLASSDGTTETYLGRPWKEYSRTVYMQSFMGELINSDGWREWAGDFALNTSYYAEFNNRGPGSKTDGRVTWPGVHQIGAADASNFTVSNFLLGDDWLPQTGAPYSGGL; via the exons ATGGCCTCCAAGCTTTATAGTAGCATAACTCATATTATCTTTCTACTTGCACTTCTGTACTCAACAACTTCGGCAAGAAATAGTACCACTCCTTCAGTTTCCATTTGCAACTCCACCCCTTATCCTGGCCTATGTTCATCTTCTCTTCAAACCAACAATGACACTGCCAATGTCTACGACTATGGCCGATTTTCGGTGCGTAAATCCTTATCGGCTGCTCGTAAATTCTTGAGGCTAACTGAAAAATATCTACAGAAGTCCCATGCATTGACAACCGGTGCAATTCGTGCACTCGAAGATTGTCATCTGCTGGCTGAACTTAATATTGATTTTCTTTCGAGTTCTTCTCAAGTTGTGGACAAAGCTCAGACACTCTCGGCAATACAGGCTGATGATGTTCAAACCCTACTTAGTGCTATTTTGACAAACACGCAGACTTGCTTGGATGGCCTTCAAGAGACTGCTTCATCTTGGAGCTTGAAGAATGGAATCTCCACCCCTTTGTCTAACTATGACACTAAACTTTATAGTGTTTCTTTAGCTCTATTTAAAAAAGGGTGGGTgcataagaagaagaaaggacCATCTAGTACTAGCAAGAAGCAAGGAGCATTAGAGAAGGGACATTTTTCCGTGAAAATGTCCAAGAAAAACAAAGCCATTTTCGAGAAAGTTGGGAGGAGAAAGCTTCTTCAGGATACAGATAGTGACGTTGATCAAATTCCGGTCAGTGAAATGGTGGTGGTGAGTCAAGATGGCACGGGGAACTTCACCACCATAAGCGACGCCTTGGCAGTTGCTCCTAATAATTCAGTGGCTAGTGATGGCTACTTTCTGATATATGTCACGGCCGGGGTCTATGAAGAATATGTGACCATCACAAAGAAAATGAAGTACTTGATGATCATGGGTGATGGAATCAATCAAACCATCATAACAGGCAACCGTAGTGTCGTTGATGGCTGGACCACTTTCAATTCTTCAACATTTG CTGTTTTAGGACAAGGTTTTGTGGGAGTAAACATGACTATCAGAAACACAGCAGGAGCCATCAAGCACCAAGCTGTCGCACtacgaaacggagcagattcaTCAACTTTCTACAGCTGCAGCTTCGAAGGCTACCAAGACACATTATACGTACATTCCCTCAGACAATTTTACAGAGAATGCGACATCTATGGCACAGTCGACTTCATATTCGGCAACGCAGCTGCAGTCTTCCAAGACTGCAACATCTATCCGCGGCTGCCTCTAGCCAACCAGTTCAATGCAATCACTGCTCAGGGAAGAGCTGATCCGAACCAGAACACGGGCATTTCGATACAGAATTGTAATATTAGGGCTTCTGATGATCTGGCCTCTAGCGATGGAACTACAGAGACTTATCTTGGAAGGCCGTGGAAAGAGTATTCGAGGACTGTGTATATGCAATCTTTTATGGGCGAGTTGATAAATTCTGATGGATGGCGCGAATGGGCAGGAGATTTTGCTTTAAATACGTCGTATTATGCGGAGTTTAATAACAGGGGACCGGGATCGAAGACGGATGGGAGAGTTACGTGGCCGGGAGTTCATCAGATTGGTGCTGCGGATGCTAGTAATTTTACGGTGTCGAACTTTTTGTTGGGGGATGATTGGTTACCGCAGACTGGAGCCCCGTATTCAGGTGGGTTGTGA
- the LOC108207846 gene encoding probable pectinesterase/pectinesterase inhibitor 41, with protein sequence MSCSKILTVFVLSLLFSFSSSATVSPPIPVCNSTPYPSLCRSSLPSNNATANVYDYGRISVKKSLSAARKFLSLIEKYLSRPSALTPGAIGALQDCRVLAESNIDFLTNSFQVVNKTQTLSTLRADDVQTLLSALLTNTQTCLDGLDETASSWRSKNGVSIPLANDTRLYRVSLALFRKGWVHNKNRGPFKPHRKHSAFKDGKLPLKMSDKNRAIFETVGGRKLLQTETNQVLVSNIVTVSQDGSGNYTTINEALAAAPNNSLASSGYYLIYVTAGVYEEYVSIAKNKKYLMMIGDGINQTVITGSNNVVDGSTTFNSSTFAVVGQGFVAVNLTIRNTAGAIKHQAVALRNSADLSTFYSCSFEGYQDTLYVHSLRQFYTECDIYGTVDFIFGNAAVVFQNCNIYSRLPMSGQFNAITAQGRTDPNQNTGISIQNCNIRAADDLASNNGTTKTYLGRPWKEYSRTIYMQSYIDNLISTAGWREWNGDFALSTLYYAEFSNQGPGSNTTSRVTWPGYRVINATDAGNFTVSSFLLGDDWLPQTGAPYSSSL encoded by the exons ATGTCTTGTTCTAAGATTCTCACTGTCTTTGTGCTTTCACTTTTATTCTCATTCTCCTCCTCAGCCACCGTTTCACCTCCCATTCCCGTTTGTAATTCCACTCCCTATCCTTCATTATGCAGATCTTCTCTTCCCAGCAACAATGCCACGGCCAATGTCTACGACTATGGCAGAATTTCGGTCAAAAAATCTCTCTCAGCCGCCCGAAAATTCCTATCACTGATCGAAAAATATCTGAGCCGCCCCTCGGCCTTAACACCGGGAGCAATCGGTGCACTTCAAGATTGTCGCGTCCTAGCCGAATCCAACATCgattttttaacaaattcttTTCAGGTTGTGAATAAAACTCAGACTCTTTCGACATTGCGTGCTGATGACGTTCAAACCCTCCTTAGTGCACTCCTAACCAACACGCAGACTTGTCTCGATGGCCTAGACGAAACCGCCTCGTCGTGGAGATCGAAAAACGGTGTCTCGATCCCTCTTGCTAATGACACGAGGCTGTACAGAGTTTCTCTGGCTCTGTTTCGAAAAGGGTGGGTGCATAACAAGAATAGAGGGCCATTTAAGCCTCACAGGAAGCACAGTGCATTTAAAGATGGGAAGCTCCCATTGAAAATGTCTGACAAAAACAGAGCCATTTTCGAGACCGTGGGAGGAAGAAAGCTTCTCCAGACTGAGACTAATCAGGTTCTGGTGAGCAATATAGTGACTGTGAGTCAAGATGGAAGCGGCAATTACACCACCATCAATGAGGCTCTCGCGGCGGCTCCGAATAACTCTCTAGCTAGCAGTGGCTACTATTTGATATATGTCACGGCAGGAGTGTACGAAGAATATGTGTCCATTGCGAAGAATAAAAAGTATTTGATGATGATCGGTGACGGCATTAATCAGACGGTGATCACCGGCAGCAATAATGTTGTGGATGGTTCTACTACATTCAATTCTTCCACATTTG CTGTGGTGGGACAAGGATTTGTCGCGGTGAACTTGACCATCAGGAACACAGCAGGAGCCATCAAGCATCAAGCTGTGGCGCTACGCAATAGTGCAGATCTCTCTACATTCTACAGCTGCAGCTTCGAAGGATACCAAGACACATTATATGTACATTCCCTGAGGCAATTCTACACAGAATGCGACATTTATGGCACAGTCGACTTCATATTTGGAAATGCAGCTGTCGTGTTCCAGAACTGCAACATTTATTCGCGCCTTCCAATGTCCGGCCAGTTCAATGCCATCACTGCTCAAGGCAGAACGGATCCGAACCAGAACACAGGCATTTCAATACAGAACTGTAATATTAGAGCTGCTGATGACTTGGCTTCTAACAATGGAACTACAAAGACATATCTTGGTAGGCCTTGGAAGGAGTATTCGAGGACAATTTATATGCAATCCTACATTGATAATCTAATTAGTACTGCTGGATGGCGCGAGTGGAATGGGGATTTCGCGCTAAGTACATTGTACTATGCTGAATTCAGTAACCAGGGGCCTGGATCAAATACTACAAGTAGAGTTACATGGCCTGGATATCGCGTGATTAATGCCACGGATGCTGGAAATTTCACAGTGTCGAGTTTCTTGCTCGGAGATGATTGGTTGCCGCAGACTGGAGCTCCTTACTCAAGTAGCTTGTAA
- the LOC108212464 gene encoding pectinesterase, with product MAFKPFLSSSFTSILLIFLLPLLFSSVAKAADICASTPYPSLCRSLPNNNNATANVYDYGRSSFTSSLSKARTFLSLTQNFLQRNSDLTPGAIAALEDCRVLAELNVDNILESSKVISQAQSLSTSEMESVHTLMSSILTNAQTCLDGLEQAAPSWSLKDGVSIPLVNATKLYSVSLSLFKTGWVPKTMSMPVSYAPRTLGAFVNGRFPFKKAGQGSTNFEKLGGRKLLQDGGGDYIVVSNIVIVSQDGTGDFSTINEALSMAPNKTLASAGYFVIYVTAGVYEEYVSIPKNNKYVMMIGDGINQTVITGNRSVADGFTTFNSATFAVVGDGFVAVNITFRNTAGGANHQAVAMRSGADLSTFYSCSFEGYQDTLYTHSNRQFYTECDIYGTVDFIFGNAAAVLQDCNIYPRLPLSGQFNAITAQGRTDINQNTGYSIQNCNIRAADDLASSSGSTQTYLGRPWKLYSRTVYMQSFMDSLINSLGWHEWSGTFALDTLYYAEYSNTGPKSDTSGRVTWTGYRPSLNETEAAAFTVTNFISGDDWLPLTGVPYSSGL from the exons ATGGCCTTCAAAccctttctttcttcttctttcacCTCAATTCTCCTCATCTTTCTACTACCATTGTTGTTCTCTTCGGTGGCCAAGGCCGCCGACATTTGTGCTTCCACGCCTTATCCATCCTTGTGTAGGTCTCTTCCAAATAACAACAATGCCACGGCTAATGTCTATGACTATGGCCGCTCTTCCTTCACCAGCTCCTTGTCAAAAGCTCGGACTTTCTTGTCATTAACACAGAATTTTCTGCAAAGAAACTCTGACTTAACACCCGGAGCTATTGCTGCTCTTGAAGATTGCCGCGTACTGGCTGAGCTAAACGTGGATAAtattctagaatcttccaaagtGATCAGCCAGGCTCAGAGTCTGTCAACTTCAGAAATGGAAAGTGTTCATACATTGATGAGTTCCATCTTAACAAACGCGCAGACTTGCTTAGATGGACTCGAACAAGCTGCTCCCTCTTGGAGCTTAAAAGATGGAGTCTCCATTCCTCTTGTTAATGCTACTAAACTCTATAGTGTTTCTTTATCACTTTTCAAAACTGGATGGGTTCCGAAAACAATGAGTATGCCAGTTTCTTATGCTCCTAGGACTTTAGGGGCATTTGTGAACGGTCGATTCCCATTTAAAAAGGCTGGCCAGGGCAgtactaattttgaaaaactagGTGGAAGAAAGCTCCTTCAAGATGGTGGTGGTGATTATATAGTGGTGAGTAACATTGTTATTGTGAGCCAAGACGGAACTGGGGACTTTAGTACTATTAATGAGGCCTTATCTATGGCTCCCAACAAGACTCTAGCGAGTGCTGGCTACTTTGTGATCTATGTCACTGCTGGAGTCTACGAAGAATATGTGTCCATTCCGAAGAACAATAAGTATGTGATGATGATTGGCGATGGAATTAATCAGACAGTCATCACTGGCAACCGTAGTGTTGCGGATGGCTTCACAACTTTCAATTCTGCAACATTTG CTGTTGTGGGAGACGGATTTGTAGCAGTGAACATAACATTCAGAAACACGGCAGGGGGGGCTAATCATCAGGCTGTCGCGATGAGAAGTGGGGCGGATTTGTCAACATTCTATAGCTGCAGTTTCGAAGGGTATCAAGATACCCTTTATACACACTCCAATAGGCAATTTTACACAGAATGTGACATATATGGCACCGTGGACTTCATATTTGGTAACGCAGCTGCTGTGTTACAAGATTGTAACATTTATCCACGTCTACCTCTGTCTGGCCAATTCAATGCTATTACTGCACAAGGAAGGACGGATATAAACCAGAACACGGGCTATTCCATACAGAATTGTAATATCAGAGCTGCTGATGACTTGGCCTCGAGCAGTGGAAGCACGCAGACATATCTTGGAAGGCCTTGGAAATTGTATTCAAGGACAGTTTATATGCAATCTTTTATGGATAGTTTGATTAACTCCCTTGGTTGGCATGAATGGTCTGGAACTTTCGCGCTGGATACATTGTATTATGCTGAGTATAGCAACACGGGGCCTAAATCAGACACTAGCGGTAGAGTTACATGGACTGGATATCGACCCTCTTTAAATGAAACTGAAGCCGCTGCTTTCACTGTTACCAACTTCATATCTGGAGATGACTGGTTACCTCTAACAGGAGTGCCATACTCAAGTGG